ACCTGTAGATGGCACTTGGAATTTGGGTGCATGAAGTGTTAGGGACATAAAAGGGACAGACTgatatagagaaaagaaagctaTTTTGAGAAACCAAATAGATCAATAATAATCCAGACCCAATAGCATGAAGGAACAAAATCCTAACCACTAAACATcacaggtgttttgttttgtttttgttttttctttattagagaCACGGTGTTCCTATGTtgcctggctggagggcagtggctattcataggagtgatcatagctcactgcagcctcaaactcctaggatcaagtgatcctcctgcctcagcctcctgagtcgctgggactataggagcacactaccacacccagctcataAGTTTGTTTTCATATTGAAAATTTCGTCAAACCTATATCCCCTGTCAGCTATGGCAAAACATACTTACAGCTCACTGCTCTGCATAAGCTCAATGAGATCCATAAAAAGCACATCCCGGTTCCTTTCACAAAAGCCATCCATGTCATAGGATACCTGGCCAAGAACGGAAAGAAATCTAATTTCATTGAACAAAATGTAATTTCATTGAACAAAATGTGATTCATTGAACAAAATCGTTTATTGAACAAAAAATCTAATTtcaccaaacaaaaaacccaagttGCCATGGCTATCCTCACCACAACGTGTGGATTTCCAGATGTTGCATTTGGGATTTCATTGTGCACTGTCACAGGAAGGTTGTGCATGTCTTACTTGTTAGCTGACTTAGCGGGGATGACCTGCAGATGCTGATGAGTATCTGCCTGCCTGGATGGCCCAGGTGATCCATAATCAGAACTCCAGCTCTCAAGGCCCCATACCCCTTTTTCAGTGGATTCATTGGGGTGTCTAAATGACAAACTCAATTCTTTTCCTAAATTTTAGCTAAGACAGAGCAAAAGCGAAGCCCCTCATGCTCAGTAATTCATTGCAATGAGCCATGTCATCTGAGGCTTTGCAATTTCTCCCAGAAGCAGTATCGAATTTGCACCAATCTGCCCAGAAACTCATGCTCAGATACTCTGTTTAACAAGAGGTCAGCTGGGATGATGGATGAGACCAGGGGATTTCCATAGGACCAGGAAGTCCCCAAGACCATGACCTCAAATTACTTTTTTATCATCTGCAGCCCTACACAGCCTGGCACCCACTAGGCACCCAATACTCATGGGTTTTATGAGAACAAACACCAAAAGTGAACTCTGGGCCTTGATTTATACTCCCAGTCGGCATGGGGAGACAAGGAATGCCAGTCTGTGATTCCAGCAAGAGGCAAGACGAAAATCTATTTCTTCAGCAGCTAATATATGTAGCAGGGTGATTCATGTTCCAAAAATACACAGTAGTATGGTGAGATTTAGTGCTGGAGTGACTCCCAGCTGGCCCCTACCCTGCTCAAGCTTCAGTTGACTGTCCCAGTGCGGGTCCTGGCCAGGACTGGCACCAAGGCAGCGGGATCCTTTCAAAATAGGCCTCCAGCGCCATAGACCAGAAAGCAGGAGCCCACTTCTCGGACACTGGGAGATGGTGCAGGCAGCCACCGGTACGCAACGCACAGCGCCCTATCCTTCCCGGCAGGGTCATTGTTCAGAAAACGTAACCTTATTTTCATCTGTAGATAATAGAAGCATTTTTCCTTGGCActcatactaaaaataaaaaactagtaaTCCCAGGGATCTGGGTTAGCTTCTTCAGCATGTCAACTATTGATGAGAACACTCTTTGTAAAACGAACTCCAGAAATCACTTGCTAGAGAAGCAGCCCTTCACTGCCTTAGTCTGAGCACCCACGGAAAGCACGTGTCGGAGACGCTGGAAAGGCCCGCGCAGCCGCAGTAGAGGGCCAGGGGGCGGGTCATGCGCACCCGCAGTAGAGGGCTGAAGGTCCTGCCAACGGCTCTCTTGGTGTCTCAACGTTCTGGTCAGCAGCTTTTTGCCGTGTCTCTCTCTCCACTTCTTGAGCGAGCAGCCATGAGTTGGACTGTGCCTCTTGTGCGGGCCAGCCAGAGAGTGAGCTCGGTGGGAGCGAATTTCCTGTGCCTGAAGATGGCCCTGTGTCCCCGTCAGGCAGCGCGCATCCCACTCAAGGGCGCCTGGCGCTTCACCTCCGTGAGCAAGATGGCGACTGTGAAGAGTGAGCTTATTGAGCGCTTCACTTCTGAGGAGCCCGTTCATCACAGTAAGGTCTCCATCATAGGAACTGGATCGGTGGGCATGGCCTGCGCTATCAGCATCTTATTAAAAGGCTTGATCGATGAACTTGCCCTTGTGGATCTTGATGAAGGCAAACTGAAGGGTGAGACGATGGATCTTCAACATGGCAGCTCTTTCACGAAAATGCCAAATATTGTTTGTAGCAAAGATTACTTTGTCACCGCAAACTCCAACCTAGTGATTATCACAGCAGGTGCACGCCAAGAAAAGGGAGAAACGCGCCTTAATTTAGTGCAGCGAAATGTGGCCCTCTTCAAGTTAATGATTTCCAATATTGTCCAGCATAGTCCCCACTGCAAACTGATTATTGTTTCCAATCCAGTGGATATCTTAAGTTATGTAGCTTGGAAGCTGAGTGCATTTCCCAAAAACCGTGTTATTGGAAGCGGCTGTAATCTGGATACTGCTCGTTTTCGTTTCTTGATTGGACAAAAGCTTGGTATCCATTCTGAAAGCTGCCATGGATGGATCCTCGGAGAGCACGGAGACTCAAGTGTTCCTGTGTGGAGTGGAGTGAACATAGCTGGTGTCCCTTTGAAGGACCTGAACTCTGATATAGGAACTGATAAAGATCCTGAGCAATGGAAAAATGTCCACGAAGAAGTGATTGCTAGTGCCTATGAGATTATTAAAATGAAAGGTTATACTTCTTGGGCCATTGGCCTATCTGTGGCTGATTTAACAGAAAGTATTTTGAAGAATCTTAGGAGAACACATCCAGTTTCCACCATAATTAAGGGCCTCTATGGAATAGATGAAGAAGTATTCCTCAGTATTCCTTGTATCCTGGGAGAGAATGGTATTACCCATCTTATAAAGATAAAGCTGACCCCTGAAGAAGAGGCCCGTCtgaaaaaaagtgcaaaaacaCTTTGGGAAATTCAGAAGGAGCTCAAGATTTAAAGTTGTCTAAAACTACCATTCCGAAATTATTGAAGAGATCACAGATACAGGATTATATAACGAAATTTTGATTAAACTTGAATTCCTAAAAGATGGAAACAGGAAAGTAGGTAGAGTGACTTTCCTATTTATTTAGTCCTCCAGCTCTTTTATTTAGCATCCACGTGCTGGATGATACTTATTTACAATTCCTAAGTGTTTTTGGTACCTCTGATGTAGCAGCACTTGCCTTGTTACATACATGTTGTTAGCATTTGGTTCCCAAAAAGTAGGATGTAGGTATTCCTTGTGTTCTAGAAATTCTGAGTCTTTTCATTAGATATATgctatttctttcattcttgctGTCTTACACCTATGTTCATTTATACGCTGTAAAGTAGTAGCTTCTTCtacagtataaaaataaaagtatgtacatacaaaaaaaatatgCAGTAGTATATACAatcttttgttttgcttcctttgATAGTCAATAAGttctatttgttgaatgaataaaatacgGCAAGGCATATGATTTGCTTCATGAGAAACTGGATCACAGACCCAAAAGCTTAAAACAGATAGACATTAAAATGGATATTGGCCATACCTTCCCAGCATAATGATGAATGATGAAGCCTTGGTTCCAACTGTTGAAGTGCTCATGACTCCCAATCTGCATCTGAAGTTTCTGGAGCAGTGTCTGATCTGCCCCCTCACCCACCGCATGCATCGTGGCACACACATCATCCAGGATGCTCATGATGCCAGGAGGGTTCTGATGGGAGCAAGAAGGCAAGGCCCTAGTCACTGACCTCTCCAAAACAGACAATGCTTATCAGGTCCTTTCTTAGGGAAGGAAACAGCTCCCCAGACTTAAGATACCATCTTGAAAGTCAGTCTTCCCCTTCAGGCAAGAATGCAATTAATAGTCCCAAATGGGAAGTCACCACTTAGATCTAAAGAGGGAGGAAACTCCATTTTCCAAAAAGCTGTTTAACTCCCTGAAGTTTTATCCAACAGTCATGCACAGATCATTATCTGCTCACTCATATTCATGCCAAATTGACTTATGAatccaaaagtaaaataaaaacattttcctttgaCCTAATCTATTTCTTAATGTTCTCTTTCAGCATGTTACCCATATAGGCATCATTTATATAGTTATTTAGTGTACACACTCTATaatgcatttcctttttcacatagCACTATTTTATAAGCATTCCTCATGTTTATAACTGAAacccctgggcaacagagcgagatgcctctctaaataaataaataaataaataaataaataaataaataaataagttgtctACGGATGTTTTCACTGTTTCCAGTGTTTGGCTTATATATAAAATCCTATAGAGATATTTGTTCTATatcacttttcttttattttgaatcatctttttttcttttgagacagggtcttgtcttgctctgtcacccaggctggagtgcagtggcacaatctcagctcaccacagcctcaacctcccaggctcaagcgatcctcccacctcagcctccagagtagctaggaccacaggtgcgtgccaccatgcctggctaatttttgtatttagctAATACAATTTTTGTATTAGCTAAATTTTCTgtttggaaacagggtttcaccatgttgctggggctggtcttgaacccctgtgctcaagcgatccacctacctcggcctcccaaagtactgggattacaggcatgagccaccatgcccagcctgaatcaGTCATTAAGGCTAAAGTCCTAGAAGTTGGACTAGAACACAGGGCCAGTTTTATGGCTCTTCACATGCTAAGTCATCGTGTGATAGCTGTCTTCTCTTAGAATCAGTAACAACTTCCATTTGTAAATTGACATTTTACTCATATCCACATGTTCATATTTACTGCCAGAATAAAGCCCTACTGTTTTCTTTTCACACatacagaaaactaatacaattgcTCAAATTCTCTGCAAATCAGAGTTGTCACTTTGCCTGTTCTAAAACAACGACACAGAACAAAAACTCACTTAATGTAAACCTGTGAGCAGTGAAGACATACTAAACCAACACTTACCACTTTGTTCTCTATGAGGTcacatacaattttattattaaagtacTCAATGGGTGTCCATCTTATTCCCTCTTGAACATATTCTTCCTGTAAGACAGAAACCAGGAACTCACATTATTTCCCAAATAGCAAGAGCTCTGCACGGACAGACCCTGAATGGACAAAAATTCccatgaaagagaaaaacctGAATGTCCTTCAACAAATACCAGGaactttaatttcttattttctaagagGTAACAGGAAAGGAACACTTTATGACTTGGTGATTTTTATGTTTAGTTTGAACCCTATGAAATTGTTGCCACACAATTGTTTCTGGCCAACGAAAACTGCAATTTAGTAGCACCGAACTCATAAAtccagttacaaaaaaaaaatcacaaaacttaaaatttaacatagggctgggcgcagtggctcacatctgtaatcccagcactttgggaggccgaggtgggcggatcacaaggtcaggagttcgagaccatcctgaccaacatggtgaaaccgtctctactaaaattacaaaaagtagctgggtgtggtggggtgcgcctataatcccagctacttgggaggctgaggcaggagaactgcttgaacccaggaggtggaggttgaagtgagccgagattgcgccacggcactccagcctgggcgacaaagcaaaactccatctcaaaaataaataaataaataaaaattaaaattaaatataggaCAGGAGTAGATTAGCATCCAGGTACTTAATGGGAAGGTTCTTCAGTCTATCAGAGGCTCATTTAACTTGAAAACCATGACACTATCctggttttttcttctttcctcactgGTTTCACTTTGCCAGCTTCCTTTGCTAGCTCTTTCTTATTTCCAGAACTTTATATGTGGTGGAGTCTCAGGGGTCAATCTTTCAGCCTTCTTGTTTTCTCAGCCCTCCTTCTCTAGGTGATTTCTATCAATCCCATGGCTTTAAATACATCACCTACAGGCTAATGACCCctgaatttatttctcatctATATCTTGTCACGGGGTTCCAGACTCAAATCCATTCCACACACTGGAATCTTCGCTTGGATGTATAATAAATGGGCCTCTCCAACTTAACCTGTTTGGAGGAATTCTGATTCCGTATTTCCCATGACCTCCAAACAACCCCTCTTCTCATCTCACCCTCCAGTAAATAGTGTCACCATCAGCCCTGTTATCCAGGGTATAAAGCTAAGAATCACCCACGATTGCTCCTTCTTTCTTGGCTATTGCTAATTATTTTGAGCAAGTCCCATTCTCTCACTCTCCAGATACTCCCTCTCACCACCTGGACTGCTACCATCGCCGTCTGAGTCTCTACCACATCTAACGTAGTCTCCTGCAGTATCCCCATCACTGGTTTTTTAACTTCCATTCTAGTTTGCTTTCCCCTGCCTCACCCCACTCTATAAGCCTACAGAGCCAGAGTGACcctttcaaaaacacaaacaacaaatcagatcatgtcactcctcccTCAAAATTCTTCAATGGGTCCTCATTCCACTTACTATAACACCCAAAGTCTCAGCCATGCCCTACAATTTCCCATATGATCTAGCCCCTGCCTCCCCGCTCCCATCTCATTGGCTATTGTGCTCTTTcttggttgtttttctcttgctactcTAAGGGTTGGGGAAGGCTAGAGGTTCATGGGAAACCCATATGGAGACGACCAAACCAGTTTGGAGACTACTGCAGGAGAGTGGGCTAGACGTGGTAGGGACTTAGATGGCAACGGTAGCAATGGGTTTCATGTGAACCTCTAGCCTTCCCCACCCCTTAGAGTAGCTACAGTAAAACAACCAAGGGTGGGTTCCAGGGCAGAAGGTCACGTGAAACCCGCTGGTATGGTGTTTCCTAAGCACAGGCATAAACACTTCCATAACTAAATGACCCCAAAACAGCCTTTGATGTATACAGTGGCTTGAATAGTATCCCCCCAAATTTCACATCCACCTGGAACCTCAAAATGTGTGAGGTTTGGAAGTAAGGTCTTTGTAAATGTAATTCACTAAGGACCCCACCGTAAGGCATCCTGGGTTTAGCGTGAACTCGAAATCCAAAAAAAtggtgtctttcttttctttttctttttcttttttttttttttttttaacagttcacTCTCCATAGAGACTGTCAAAAATCGTCAATGCTGACTATATTTCAAGGCGTCATGGCAGGGTATTGTGAAAAGTTTTCAATTAGCAATAATCATGCCTCAGATAAACCTCACTGGCTAAAATATTGCCATTGCACAAAGCTAAAATGGTATcttcataaaagaaaagagaCGGAGATTTGGATAGAGACACAGGGGGACATTGGA
The sequence above is a segment of the Papio anubis isolate 15944 unplaced genomic scaffold, Panubis1.0 scaffold128, whole genome shotgun sequence genome. Coding sequences within it:
- the LOC116272566 gene encoding L-lactate dehydrogenase A-like 6B, which codes for MRTRSRGLKVLPTALLVSQRSGQQLFAVSLSPLLERAAMSWTVPLVRASQRVSSVGANFLCLKMALCPRQAARIPLKGAWRFTSVSKMATVKSELIERFTSEEPVHHSKVSIIGTGSVGMACAISILLKGLIDELALVDLDEGKLKGETMDLQHGSSFTKMPNIVCSKDYFVTANSNLVIITAGARQEKGETRLNLVQRNVALFKLMISNIVQHSPHCKLIIVSNPVDILSYVAWKLSAFPKNRVIGSGCNLDTARFRFLIGQKLGIHSESCHGWILGEHGDSSVPVWSGVNIAGVPLKDLNSDIGTDKDPEQWKNVHEEVIASAYEIIKMKGYTSWAIGLSVADLTESILKNLRRTHPVSTIIKGLYGIDEEVFLSIPCILGENGITHLIKIKLTPEEEARLKKSAKTLWEIQKELKI